In Gossypium arboreum isolate Shixiya-1 chromosome 3, ASM2569848v2, whole genome shotgun sequence, the sequence TTGCTGTGTCGTAATTGACCGTAATAGTATTCGTTATGTCCGCAATTGTAATAAAAACAATGCAATTCCTTGATGATGACCCTTTGATGTATAAGATCTTTTTGTTTTTGACAGTGTCCTACGATCATTACGTTTCCATATAAAGCTTGATAGACATGTTGTTAATTACGTTATATTTATGTATGTTTTGTAGAGAGAACTTCTGCTGGGTGGTGGAGAAGAATCCACGGTTCGTCGGCGCAATCTGCAGTATGTAttagtttcttttttcttttgctttGGTGTTCATTGACATTGCAACCAACTTAGAATCCCTGTATTTTATACGGTAGCTTTGTTGAACAAAAAATAGAGTAATCTTCTGCATGTTTATAATTCATAATCATTTTCAGGACAAAGGCGGGGATGACATCTGCAGCAGAAAGCATTACGGAGAGCCTTCGCCGTACCCGTCAATTGATGGTTCAGGTTAGTAACATGATTTTTGTCTTCCGTTTCCTCATTTTTATTTATCATCGATGGTCTTATAATGTGGTTCCTTATGGTTTTGTTGCTTTACATGTACGTGTGTATAGGAGGTCGAAAGAAGCACAAACACACTCATGACTTTTGGTATGTGTTCATATCCCTATTCTGAAATGTTTATTTAACGGAACTTTCTGAAAAATAGTGCGGTGTTGCAAAATTCGGTACTTGCAAATGACACTATCATGTTTGTCGGAAACTGAGATGACTGACGTTACGTGCATACGATTTGTTTGCTTATATTTTACGCTTTGAATGTGTAGAGGAATCAACGGGAGTATTAAAGAAGGCTGAAAGTGAATATAAGGGACACCGCTCATTGTTGTCGCGAACTCGGAATCTACTGTCCACAATGCAACGCCATGATGTTATTGACAGGTATTAACAAGTTAGATTTTCCTTTATATTCTAGTAGTGACTACTGATCTGAGGATGTCACGGCTTATATTGCTGCGATTTATCCGGACAGGATTGTACTCGTAGTTGGATTCATCTTGTTCTCGTGTGCTGTACTTTACGTTGTTTCAAAACGTATTGGCATACTTAAGTTGCAAAGGACAATTACCACAGCCATAAAGGCCGGTATGGCCGGAAAACCAGAGCTTGCTCGCAAAGCTGTAGAAGAGGGTATTAACCAAGGTCGATTCGACGGTAATGTAGTTCCCGGTAAAGGACTCCCGTTACAGCAACCAATGCGTGATGAACTGTGAAAATGATGTAGTTTCCTGTCTCCTTTCTCCTTTATCATTATGTTTGGttagagggaaaaaaaaaaaaaaaaaaaaaaaaaacagcactATTTTACTATGTTGCTTAGACTTTTATTTTTTGTCGTAATTATAAATTTGGCTCCCAACATCTACATTGACAAAGtcatttttcaattaaaatttgtcattaaccttttaaaagaattaaattgtttttgttaataaaatgttgattaaaatattaattttaatgatGTTGGTGTGACAATCCACTGGATAATCTACATATAATTTATGTTGATATGtcactatttattttatatgtcaCACAACGTCAACAAATAatctaaaaatcataaaaattcaaaattcaaaatatatattaaggtcataattttttaaaaaaatagcatGATGAACAATGGATTGCCAAGAAGGGTTTTAGTCAATaattatatcaaatttagctaaaaaggaataaggattaaattgaaaaatatgtaaatattaaaggttaaatttgttatcATTCATATTTTTATCCTTTCATATTCGAAATTGGGTATAAGAATATCCTTTAACAACAAATTAAAtacatgaaaaattagaaaaatataatatatctttGCAAATATATATCGTATTTAACACTCACAATTGAGTAAAAACCTTTGAAaacaacttttcattttcattAAGGGTATGTTTGGACAGTACAAAGAATTGTAATTCCTTAAACGTGTTTGGTTATAAGAGTATAACCGCATCGTAATTCTTTATGTTATATTTGGTAATCCAATTTGTAATTAAAcagttacataatttatatttttaaaatattagttaatataaaaatttaatatgaatTTAGTCTAAATATTAGTTGATAACACAGTTACTAATAAAAATAGTAAGAAAAATAAACAATATATgtaattttatctaattgttctACTGCATATTTTTTGGGTTATTCACTCTTCAATATTTAACATATGCTCATTATCATCATCTGTTCAAATTTAACTAAGTTTATCGTCACCTGAATTTGAATATATATCATTAATTAAGATTATTAAGATCTCTTTCTTCCATGTTCTCTACAAGGTAAAGATAATCTCAATTCCACTTATGGTTGATGTTATGAAATATGCAACATGCTAATACGATCCAAGCTTATCTTTTATGTTACACTATCgtgatattaatataataatttttttctagaacaaTAAATGTCTTCTCAATCACATTTCGAAGCCTTGAATGTCTCAATTTAAAGAGTTCGCGAGTTGTCTATGGTGCTTGTGTCTTATATCATTTTCTCATCATACCCAACAATACATTATAAGAAAACATTTTCTATTTGCATAACTAGCATTGAccttataattttataactttataaaatacacaaattatttttataatataatttttttagtatttataatataagaatttttAGCCATAACCATCCCAAACATTTATAAGTATCTATGCTTATAAcacaatttttataatttgtataaaagttattttaaaaatttagattTAAGTATAATTATCTGCATAATTACTCTAATTCTAACCTTCTAAAATTAGAGATTGTCCAATTACACCAAATTCAATGAAACACATCAATTACAATTACCTGTCACCTTTATATAATTACAAGTAATTACTcccaaatttaattattaaataattttccgaACACCATAGGAATTTTGCTATTAAGAACCGATGATTTCCATTGACCAAAAATTTACAATTTCCACGTAATTTTGAAGTTACAACATTTTCATGACAAAAAAGGagttaaaattgaaatttttataagatGAAATAGAAAAGGGTAGATTTTGATTGAAAAGTAAagtgcatatatatatttatgccaAAAGCCAGAAATTTTTATGGGTCTTGGAGTTAAGAACATAGCCACCATTTTGACCCTTTTTCTGGACTGCAACACATGAGCATGGGCTGTTCTCAATCAAATAATCAACTGTGTCTATTGCCTTTTGTCCTTTTAATGACCCACTTTGTCGCTTAATTCTGTTTTTTTACATTGCACAAAAGAAGCCGAGTTAAtccaacataaatatatatataacaaaattataaaaattaaatgtaaaaatataattataatgtcaaatctcatttttatttatgtctttttttaaattttcaaaatataaaaaaaatataggtaatcttaaaataatatttattgatttgaaaaaaaaagggtttgGTGACTTTACAAATGATGGATGACACTAACATAGTAAAACTCTTGATAATAATAGAGTATTCAAATAGAGACAAagtcagaaaattatttttaaagggcCAAGAGATTAATCATAAATTTTAGGGgttgaaatataattttatcattatactaatttgaaatttcttaaagtttaaagaatttaataaaaatttatcattttagggaGAGAAAGCCATTACCTCCTATACCTTTTGTGATAAATTATTATATAGACCCTTCCCACCACATTAACTATAAAACCAACCAATTAAACGATTCGACATCATATTTTTTTTACATGCTATATTTACAAATAGAAGAggcaaacaagaaaaaaaaattaactctATTTAACACATAAAAAATGGCTTGAAGATT encodes:
- the LOC108475404 gene encoding uncharacterized protein LOC108475404: MDKVVEEVEKTKKEWDEAYSKTQQHIKEIQEYGNSTMEETKNKNSLPRLNGLAQDGLALLNSLQFNLDLLAPQLPTDDEVQSAKALLKTWRSQSQSLRMNLRNANLQAKDNMRKTAQKERELLLGGGEESTVRRRNLQTKAGMTSAAESITESLRRTRQLMVQEVERSTNTLMTFEESTGVLKKAESEYKGHRSLLSRTRNLLSTMQRHDVIDRIVLVVGFILFSCAVLYVVSKRIGILKLQRTITTAIKAGMAGKPELARKAVEEGINQGRFDGNVVPGKGLPLQQPMRDEL